Proteins co-encoded in one Leucobacter exalbidus genomic window:
- a CDS encoding integrase core domain-containing protein encodes MHRNPLLILAITVQGLSYRDAAFAPQSRAPHTSPHQTAPEIRDRILALRESLTVEGSDAGADTICAYLAREDIVVSRTTVWRVLQRAHHITPQPQKRPRSSWKRFEASQPNEMWQSDFTHWQLTSGQEVEIVGWLDDHARFLTHLTVHHRVTGKIVVETFTTAAQTHGFPASTLTDNGMVYTARLARGGRQAGLNAFETLLRIEGITQKNGRPYKPTTQGKIERFWQTLKKYLAQHPADTIADLQNVLDQFREFYNEQRPHRALGRKTPAFAYALIPKASPAKPSSPALWQVRYDIVDANGSITLRYAGKLRHLGIGRGYARTEVICLVNGDHATVITHTGEVLGEYTIDTQKNYQKKNT; translated from the coding sequence GTGCACCGCAACCCACTCCTCATCCTCGCTATCACTGTGCAAGGCCTCAGCTACCGCGACGCCGCCTTCGCTCCCCAATCCCGAGCACCACATACCTCCCCGCACCAGACCGCCCCTGAGATACGCGACCGTATTCTCGCGCTTCGCGAGTCCCTCACCGTTGAGGGCAGCGATGCCGGCGCCGACACGATCTGCGCCTATCTCGCCCGAGAAGACATTGTTGTTTCGCGCACCACGGTCTGGCGTGTGCTGCAGCGCGCGCACCACATCACCCCGCAACCCCAGAAACGACCACGGTCATCATGGAAGAGATTCGAAGCCTCGCAACCCAACGAGATGTGGCAGTCTGACTTCACGCACTGGCAACTCACTAGCGGCCAGGAAGTCGAGATTGTGGGCTGGCTTGATGACCATGCCCGGTTCCTCACGCACCTCACCGTCCATCACCGGGTGACCGGCAAAATCGTGGTCGAGACATTCACCACGGCGGCACAAACACACGGGTTTCCCGCGTCAACATTGACCGATAACGGGATGGTCTACACCGCCAGGCTGGCGCGCGGGGGACGTCAGGCCGGCCTCAACGCGTTCGAAACGTTACTCAGAATCGAGGGCATTACCCAGAAGAACGGACGCCCGTATAAGCCGACCACGCAAGGCAAGATCGAACGGTTCTGGCAGACACTCAAAAAGTATTTGGCTCAGCACCCCGCCGACACGATCGCTGATCTGCAAAACGTTTTGGACCAGTTTCGTGAGTTCTATAACGAACAGCGGCCACACCGGGCACTGGGGCGCAAAACGCCGGCGTTTGCGTATGCGTTGATCCCGAAAGCCAGCCCCGCGAAACCATCATCGCCAGCGTTATGGCAAGTGAGGTACGACATTGTCGATGCCAACGGGAGTATCACGCTCCGATATGCCGGCAAGCTACGCCACCTGGGCATCGGGAGAGGGTATGCCCGCACGGAAGTGATTTGTCTCGTGAACGGCGACCACGCGACCGTGATCACGCATACCGGGGAAGTCTTGGGCGAATACACGATCGATACCCAAAAGAACTACCAAAAGAAAAACACCTGA
- the leuC gene encoding 3-isopropylmalate dehydratase large subunit, with protein MSEQNVQSNAGTGTARTLAEKLWDDHVVVKGEDGQPDLIYIDLHLIHEVTSPQAFDGLRVMDRPLRRVDLMIATEDHNTPTLNITKQIEDPTSRLQIETLRDNVKEFGVRSHPLGDKEQGIVHVVGPQLGLSMPGITVVCGDSHTSTHGAFGALAFGIGTSEVEHVMATQTLPLKPFKTMAINVEGELRPGVTAKDIILAVIAKIGTGGGQGYVLEYRGSAIRALSMDGRMTMCNMSIEAGARAGMVAPDETTFEYVKGRPHAPQGADWDEAVAYWRTLPSDEGAVFDKEIFIDAAELEPFVTWGTNPGQGVLLSENVPDPAQIADANERAAAERALEYMDLAAGTPMKEIPVDAVFMGSCTNSRLDDLRTFADIIKGKQKADGVRLMVVPGSARVRLEAEAEGIDKIVEAFGGEWRFAGCSMCLGMNPDQLEPGERCASTSNRNFEGRQGKGGRTHLVSPLVAAATAIRGTLSSPWDLSDDAAKGITHDAISDSTAASSEKIGA; from the coding sequence ATGAGTGAGCAGAACGTTCAGAGCAACGCGGGCACGGGCACGGCCCGAACCCTCGCTGAGAAGTTGTGGGATGATCACGTTGTAGTCAAGGGGGAGGACGGGCAGCCCGACCTCATCTACATCGACCTCCACCTCATCCACGAGGTGACGAGCCCGCAGGCCTTCGATGGCCTGCGCGTGATGGATCGGCCGCTGCGCCGTGTCGATCTGATGATCGCGACCGAGGATCACAACACCCCGACCCTCAACATCACCAAGCAGATCGAAGACCCGACGAGCCGCCTGCAGATTGAAACTCTGCGCGACAACGTCAAGGAGTTCGGCGTGCGTTCGCACCCGCTCGGTGACAAAGAGCAGGGCATCGTTCACGTGGTGGGCCCGCAGCTGGGGCTGTCGATGCCCGGCATCACCGTGGTGTGCGGCGACAGCCACACATCGACCCACGGTGCGTTTGGTGCGCTCGCGTTCGGCATCGGCACGAGTGAGGTCGAGCACGTCATGGCGACGCAGACTCTGCCGTTGAAGCCGTTCAAGACGATGGCGATCAACGTCGAGGGCGAACTGCGCCCCGGCGTCACCGCGAAGGACATCATCCTCGCCGTGATCGCCAAGATCGGCACCGGCGGCGGGCAGGGCTACGTGCTCGAGTACCGCGGCTCGGCCATCCGTGCGCTGTCCATGGACGGCCGCATGACGATGTGCAACATGTCGATCGAGGCTGGCGCCCGCGCCGGCATGGTCGCCCCCGACGAGACGACGTTTGAATACGTTAAGGGCCGCCCCCACGCACCGCAGGGTGCCGACTGGGATGAGGCTGTTGCGTACTGGCGCACGCTTCCCTCAGACGAGGGCGCCGTCTTTGACAAGGAAATCTTCATCGATGCGGCCGAGCTCGAGCCGTTCGTGACCTGGGGCACGAACCCGGGCCAGGGCGTACTGCTGAGTGAGAATGTGCCCGATCCGGCGCAGATTGCCGATGCCAACGAGCGCGCCGCAGCTGAGCGTGCGCTCGAATACATGGATCTCGCCGCGGGCACCCCGATGAAGGAGATTCCGGTTGACGCGGTCTTCATGGGCTCATGTACCAACAGCCGCCTCGACGACCTGCGCACCTTCGCCGACATCATCAAGGGCAAGCAGAAAGCTGACGGCGTGCGCCTGATGGTCGTGCCCGGTTCGGCGCGCGTGCGCCTCGAGGCCGAAGCCGAGGGGATCGACAAGATCGTTGAGGCATTCGGCGGCGAGTGGCGCTTCGCCGGCTGCTCAATGTGCCTCGGCATGAACCCTGATCAGCTCGAGCCGGGGGAGCGTTGCGCGTCAACGTCGAACCGTAACTTCGAGGGTCGCCAGGGCAAGGGCGGGCGCACGCACCTCGTGTCGCCGCTCGTGGCAGCGGCCACCGCGATTCGCGGCACGCTGTCAAGTCCGTGGGATCTCAGCGATGATGCCGCCAAGGGCATCACCCACGATGCCATTTCAGACAGCACCGCAGCATCCTCCGAGAAGATTGGGGCGTAA
- a CDS encoding trimeric intracellular cation channel family protein, whose amino-acid sequence MTELATSIFEAMWIAGILAFAISGALVGVRHNLDILGVLVVGVATGIGGGIIRDVILGVHPPVSFMVWPYWTTALVGSFVVFFIHPSLTKIRRFELVFDGFGLGIFSAYGAAIATEAGFDIMTCIFVGTIVSIGGGVIRDMLINDVPGVLTRDMYAVSAILGASVATVITRLTGDMLIASIIGGILAIALRLTSHARGWNLPKPRKVTA is encoded by the coding sequence ATGACTGAACTTGCGACCTCAATCTTTGAGGCAATGTGGATCGCCGGCATTTTGGCGTTCGCCATTTCTGGCGCTCTCGTCGGTGTGCGACACAACCTCGATATTCTGGGCGTGCTTGTAGTCGGTGTCGCCACCGGCATCGGCGGCGGTATTATTCGCGACGTGATTCTCGGAGTCCACCCGCCAGTTTCGTTCATGGTGTGGCCGTACTGGACGACGGCACTGGTGGGCTCGTTCGTCGTGTTCTTCATTCACCCCAGCCTCACCAAGATTCGTCGCTTTGAGCTGGTCTTCGACGGGTTCGGGCTCGGCATCTTTTCGGCATACGGCGCCGCAATCGCCACAGAAGCAGGCTTCGACATCATGACCTGTATTTTCGTCGGCACGATCGTATCGATCGGCGGTGGCGTAATTCGAGACATGCTAATCAATGATGTTCCTGGCGTGCTCACCCGCGATATGTACGCCGTGTCTGCCATCTTGGGAGCGAGCGTCGCAACCGTGATCACCCGCCTCACCGGCGACATGCTGATTGCGTCAATCATCGGCGGTATTCTCGCGATTGCGCTCAGGCTCACCTCGCACGCACGCGGATGGAACCTGCCGAAGCCTCGCAAGGTCACCGCTTAA
- a CDS encoding ABC transporter ATP-binding protein, whose product MHAKHRARRLPLFRRPGESPAPPPLNTPTTAVAELRQASVTADQTPLLAPVSCQVHAGQIMAVRGENGAGKTTLLKLLAGHTIPTSGTVQVCGESPSERDAAFRRRVAALIGLPPMASDLTVFDHVALISATWHPEPRRAQLAAEQVLAELKLTALATRYPHELSSGQTQLFALAFVLVRPSRLLLLDEPEQRLDPGRVDMIAQALLARRAQGAAIVVATHSERLTRQLADHSLTLEAAA is encoded by the coding sequence TTGCATGCCAAACACCGCGCACGTCGGCTACCGCTCTTTCGCCGGCCAGGCGAATCACCTGCGCCGCCGCCCCTGAATACCCCCACCACCGCCGTTGCTGAGCTGAGGCAGGCGAGCGTCACCGCCGATCAGACCCCTCTACTAGCGCCGGTTTCGTGCCAGGTTCATGCCGGGCAGATCATGGCGGTGCGCGGCGAAAATGGCGCCGGCAAAACCACGCTGCTGAAACTGTTGGCGGGGCACACCATCCCCACCTCGGGAACCGTGCAGGTGTGCGGTGAGAGCCCCAGCGAACGCGATGCCGCGTTTCGTCGCCGAGTGGCTGCGCTCATCGGGCTGCCACCGATGGCATCAGACCTCACGGTCTTTGACCACGTGGCGCTAATCTCGGCCACCTGGCACCCCGAACCGCGGCGGGCCCAGCTGGCCGCCGAGCAGGTGCTTGCCGAGTTAAAGCTCACGGCGCTCGCCACCCGATACCCCCACGAACTGTCCTCGGGCCAGACGCAACTGTTCGCGCTCGCCTTCGTGCTGGTGCGGCCGTCGCGGCTGTTGCTGCTCGATGAACCCGAGCAGCGGTTAGACCCCGGCCGCGTTGACATGATTGCCCAGGCGTTACTGGCTCGCCGCGCCCAAGGCGCCGCGATTGTGGTCGCCACGCACAGTGAGCGATTGACCCGGCAGCTCGCAGATCACTCACTCACACTCGAGGCCGCAGCATGA
- a CDS encoding aspartate dehydrogenase domain-containing protein, translating to MSADVITRVTVLGYGAIGSAVADELAAGGVPGAQLMGVVMRDPDRAIASPHRVLSLDAAIAHSDLIVECATGAALRAAGPKIIAAGVSLLPASLGALADASLRYTLLRDGPGRCYLTAGAIGGLDLLGAAARSGGLTHVSLTSTKLARTLVQPWMTAAEGEQLRTTQTPIELFDGTVHEAISRFPASLNVGVALAAATDMWDAVRVRLVADPGAQLTHHRIQATGTAGDYDFSITNKPLAQTPTSSGVVPAALLRGIAHIARPTAVFV from the coding sequence ATGAGTGCTGATGTGATCACCCGCGTCACCGTGTTGGGCTACGGCGCGATCGGGTCGGCGGTCGCCGACGAACTTGCGGCCGGTGGGGTGCCCGGCGCCCAGCTGATGGGGGTGGTGATGCGGGATCCGGATCGCGCGATCGCCAGCCCGCACCGCGTGCTCAGCCTCGATGCGGCCATCGCTCACAGTGACCTGATTGTGGAGTGCGCGACGGGCGCAGCGTTGCGCGCCGCTGGCCCGAAGATCATTGCGGCCGGGGTATCGTTGCTGCCCGCGTCGCTGGGGGCGCTGGCCGATGCATCGCTGCGTTACACCCTGCTGCGCGACGGGCCGGGGCGCTGCTATCTCACCGCCGGGGCCATTGGCGGGCTCGACCTGCTGGGGGCGGCCGCACGCTCGGGCGGTCTGACGCACGTGTCGCTGACGTCCACCAAACTGGCCCGTACCCTGGTGCAGCCGTGGATGACGGCGGCCGAGGGTGAGCAGCTGCGCACCACGCAGACTCCCATCGAACTGTTTGACGGTACCGTGCACGAAGCGATCAGCCGGTTTCCGGCCTCACTGAACGTGGGCGTTGCCCTCGCCGCCGCCACTGACATGTGGGATGCGGTGCGGGTGCGGTTGGTGGCTGATCCGGGGGCGCAATTGACCCATCATCGCATTCAGGCCACTGGCACCGCCGGAGATTACGACTTCTCGATCACCAATAAGCCGCTCGCGCAGACGCCCACGTCGAGCGGGGTGGTGCCGGCGGCGTTGCTGCGGGGCATCGCGCACATCGCGCGCCCCACGGCCGTCTTCGTGTAG
- a CDS encoding TIGR00645 family protein, with protein MNRTHQAPITRSAERGPGIASRTLAGFVFASRWLQAPLYLGLIIAQAVYVVLFFVELWHLVENVILSGHIDETDVMLSVLALIDIVMIANLLIMVIIGGYETFVSKIRVQGHHDEPEWLSHVNTNLLKIKLAVSIISISSIHLLKTFIEVGRMDENGLVIGADGKILYSAEGVFWEVMIHLAFIVSAIALALIDKMSHHGPSHPGEQFTASSIEAELLSSPSAQADAPVATPAHASPAVTDDGYVTVRMPAGTRLPEGAEIVPEQKNR; from the coding sequence GTGAACCGCACCCATCAAGCCCCGATCACGCGCAGCGCAGAGCGTGGGCCGGGAATCGCTTCGCGCACGCTTGCAGGCTTTGTTTTTGCGAGCCGCTGGTTGCAGGCTCCGCTGTACCTCGGCCTGATCATTGCGCAGGCTGTGTATGTAGTGCTGTTCTTTGTTGAGCTTTGGCACCTCGTTGAGAACGTCATCCTCTCAGGCCACATCGACGAAACAGACGTAATGCTGAGTGTGCTCGCCCTCATTGACATCGTCATGATCGCGAACCTTTTGATCATGGTGATCATTGGCGGCTACGAAACCTTCGTGTCGAAGATTCGCGTGCAGGGTCACCACGACGAGCCCGAGTGGCTCTCGCACGTCAATACCAACCTGCTGAAGATCAAGCTCGCCGTGTCGATCATCTCGATCTCGTCGATCCACCTGCTGAAGACCTTCATCGAGGTCGGCCGCATGGATGAGAACGGGCTCGTGATTGGTGCCGACGGCAAGATCCTCTATTCGGCAGAGGGTGTGTTCTGGGAGGTCATGATCCACCTCGCGTTCATTGTTTCGGCAATTGCGCTGGCGCTGATCGACAAGATGAGCCATCACGGCCCGTCTCACCCCGGCGAGCAGTTCACCGCGTCGTCGATCGAGGCTGAGCTGCTGAGCAGTCCGTCGGCACAGGCTGATGCCCCCGTCGCCACGCCTGCCCACGCCTCCCCTGCTGTTACTGATGACGGATACGTCACGGTGCGCATGCCGGCGGGTACACGACTCCCCGAGGGCGCAGAAATAGTGCCTGAGCAAAAGAACCGCTAA
- a CDS encoding DUF378 domain-containing protein codes for MNALFIITKLLLIVGGLNWGLVGAFQFNLVDAIFGEGSVGSNVVYIVVGIAAIITIFDLFRSRTVAE; via the coding sequence GTGAACGCACTTTTCATCATCACGAAACTCCTCCTCATCGTGGGCGGACTGAACTGGGGTCTCGTGGGGGCCTTCCAGTTCAACCTCGTCGACGCAATATTTGGTGAGGGATCTGTCGGATCCAACGTTGTCTACATCGTGGTGGGAATTGCTGCGATCATCACCATTTTTGACCTGTTCCGATCTCGGACTGTCGCCGAGTAA
- a CDS encoding HNH endonuclease signature motif containing protein, giving the protein MKFSLLEPPTELLAALDNVVSGIQAVRAQISSLQAAEALLLQAGSTIAEGIAQCIPHGVQSGRSLAKSQAMAYRMVHTDIGAAVHESDRTVAAKMERATDLITDYPGTYRALAAGRVSEGHVRAIVDAGVIITDAKRREKYEREALQLAEAETVGRVRPLVKELAERCAEVTIDERHERACAGRNVMVIDREDGMADLIAHLPAALAHGIKDRVDQLSHHIIAHRNTETFGDQAGQGGAGGEAAAPEDGVSESGETRSPEIVDTRTTDQLRADLLCDMLLVSDPLKTMTTGTPMGGITARVQVIVPITRLTGTTAGTGTATGTATGTATGTTTATEEAAGSSRGHPASLAGYGPIDTDTAKDLACATSSWEQVKVDAETGTIITVDTYRPSAELRRFLGARDQHCRFFGCRMPLRKCDIDHTIDAALGGATSSDNLGHICRRHHTLKHATPVGSYPRQEWCVYVDESHRAEI; this is encoded by the coding sequence ATGAAGTTCTCACTGCTGGAACCACCGACGGAGTTGCTCGCTGCACTCGATAACGTCGTGTCTGGAATCCAGGCAGTGCGGGCGCAAATCAGTTCCCTACAGGCGGCTGAAGCACTTCTCCTGCAGGCGGGGTCAACGATTGCGGAGGGGATCGCGCAGTGCATTCCCCACGGGGTGCAGTCGGGTCGTTCGCTCGCGAAGAGCCAAGCGATGGCTTACCGCATGGTCCACACCGATATCGGGGCGGCGGTACACGAATCGGATCGTACGGTGGCCGCGAAAATGGAACGCGCGACTGACCTCATCACTGACTACCCGGGAACGTATCGGGCGTTGGCGGCGGGCCGGGTATCTGAAGGTCATGTGCGCGCGATCGTGGACGCGGGCGTCATCATTACTGATGCGAAGCGTCGTGAGAAGTATGAGCGGGAAGCGTTGCAGTTGGCGGAGGCGGAGACGGTGGGGCGGGTGCGCCCGCTCGTGAAGGAACTTGCTGAGCGGTGTGCTGAGGTGACGATTGATGAGCGTCACGAGCGGGCGTGTGCGGGCCGTAACGTGATGGTGATTGATCGGGAAGACGGGATGGCTGATCTGATCGCGCATCTCCCCGCGGCTCTCGCGCATGGCATTAAAGACCGGGTCGATCAGCTCTCGCACCACATCATCGCGCACCGAAACACCGAAACCTTCGGCGACCAGGCGGGCCAGGGTGGTGCTGGGGGAGAAGCCGCGGCACCCGAGGACGGTGTGAGCGAATCCGGGGAGACAAGATCTCCCGAGATTGTGGATACCCGCACCACGGATCAGCTGCGTGCCGATCTGTTGTGTGACATGTTGTTGGTGAGTGATCCCTTGAAGACGATGACGACGGGCACCCCGATGGGTGGTATCACGGCGCGGGTGCAGGTGATCGTGCCGATCACCCGACTGACGGGAACCACCGCAGGGACAGGAACTGCGACAGGAACTGCGACAGGAACCGCGACCGGGACCACGACCGCGACCGAAGAAGCGGCGGGAAGCAGTAGGGGTCACCCGGCTTCGCTTGCGGGTTACGGTCCCATTGATACTGATACCGCGAAAGACCTGGCCTGCGCGACCAGCAGCTGGGAGCAGGTGAAGGTGGATGCCGAGACGGGCACCATCATCACCGTGGATACCTACCGGCCCTCGGCGGAGTTGCGAAGGTTTCTGGGGGCGAGGGATCAGCATTGCAGGTTCTTTGGGTGTCGTATGCCGTTACGAAAATGCGACATCGACCACACCATTGACGCGGCCCTGGGCGGGGCAACGAGCAGTGACAATTTGGGCCACATCTGTCGCCGACACCACACCCTCAAACACGCCACTCCCGTGGGAAGTTATCCAAGACAAGAATGGTGTGTATACGTGGACGAGTCCCACCGGGCGGAAATATGA
- a CDS encoding TerC/Alx family metal homeostasis membrane protein: MTSVLPIGFEIGSMVVLVGILLVDLLLIVRKPHAPSMREASLWVGFYVALALAFAGCIFLLGDVQHGTEFLAGWLTEYSLSIDNLFVFVLILAAFKVPTAYQQRALMVGIVLALIFRGVFILLGAALIERFIWIFFIFGAWLIWTAWQQVKPGGEETAGDSWLIRQVKKVMPITDDYDGGKMRTMVDGKRMWTPFILVFVSLGTTDLLFALDSIPAIFGITQSPFIVFTANVFALMGLRQLYFLLGGLLERLEYLKYGIAFILAFIGVKLVFHALHENELPFINGGEHVTWVPDISTITSLLVILGAMTIATVASLIKANREAKAKGEHLHLGAAEMHEDA; this comes from the coding sequence GTGACATCTGTTTTACCGATTGGGTTTGAAATCGGATCGATGGTGGTGCTCGTTGGCATCCTGTTAGTCGACCTGCTGCTGATCGTGCGCAAGCCCCACGCGCCGTCGATGCGCGAAGCGAGCCTGTGGGTCGGGTTCTACGTGGCGCTCGCCCTGGCGTTCGCAGGCTGCATCTTCCTGCTCGGCGATGTGCAGCACGGCACCGAGTTCTTGGCCGGCTGGCTCACCGAGTACAGCCTGTCGATTGACAACCTGTTTGTCTTCGTGCTGATTCTGGCCGCGTTTAAGGTTCCGACGGCGTACCAGCAGCGCGCTCTGATGGTGGGCATCGTGCTCGCCCTGATCTTCCGTGGCGTCTTTATCTTGCTCGGTGCCGCGCTCATCGAGCGCTTCATCTGGATCTTTTTCATCTTTGGTGCGTGGCTGATCTGGACTGCCTGGCAGCAGGTCAAGCCGGGCGGCGAAGAAACCGCCGGCGACAGCTGGCTGATTCGCCAGGTCAAGAAGGTTATGCCCATCACCGACGACTACGACGGCGGCAAGATGCGCACCATGGTCGACGGCAAGCGCATGTGGACCCCCTTCATTCTGGTGTTCGTGTCTCTCGGCACCACCGACCTCCTGTTCGCGCTCGACTCGATCCCCGCGATCTTCGGCATCACGCAGAGCCCGTTCATCGTCTTTACCGCGAACGTGTTCGCCCTGATGGGTCTGCGTCAGCTCTACTTCTTGCTCGGCGGCCTGCTTGAACGCCTCGAATACCTGAAGTACGGCATCGCCTTCATCCTCGCGTTCATTGGCGTGAAGCTGGTCTTCCACGCCCTCCACGAAAACGAACTGCCGTTCATCAACGGCGGCGAGCACGTCACCTGGGTGCCCGATATCAGCACCATCACGTCGCTGCTCGTGATCCTCGGCGCAATGACCATTGCTACCGTGGCCAGCCTCATCAAGGCGAACCGCGAGGCAAAGGCGAAGGGCGAGCACCTGCACCTGGGCGCAGCAGAAATGCACGAAGACGCGTAA
- a CDS encoding TspO/MBR family protein, giving the protein MNTRPPAARQIVIGVVLLVVVAMIAFLGSLASMPHTDGWYAVAAKVDWSPPNSVFGPAWSILYFLIAVAGWMIWRNGWRENQPNAAQKTLTIYTVQLALNAIWTPIFFAGYPLIGEPAWWIALVVIIALILCVIWLAVSAWKWSKPASLLMIPYVLWLVFASSLNAGVIALN; this is encoded by the coding sequence ATGAACACTCGCCCACCAGCAGCCCGCCAGATCGTTATCGGTGTCGTGCTGCTTGTAGTTGTCGCGATGATCGCGTTCCTCGGGTCACTCGCTTCCATGCCTCACACCGACGGCTGGTATGCAGTCGCGGCGAAGGTGGATTGGAGCCCACCGAACTCCGTATTCGGGCCAGCCTGGTCGATCCTGTATTTCTTGATCGCCGTCGCTGGCTGGATGATTTGGCGCAACGGATGGCGTGAAAACCAGCCCAATGCCGCACAGAAAACCCTCACGATCTACACCGTGCAGCTCGCCCTCAACGCGATCTGGACACCCATCTTCTTCGCCGGATATCCACTCATTGGGGAACCGGCATGGTGGATCGCACTCGTCGTGATCATCGCGCTCATCTTGTGCGTGATTTGGCTTGCAGTGTCGGCATGGAAATGGTCGAAGCCCGCATCACTGCTCATGATCCCGTACGTGCTGTGGCTGGTCTTCGCGAGCAGCCTCAACGCAGGTGTCATTGCTTTGAACTAG
- a CDS encoding helix-turn-helix domain-containing protein: protein MAAAATKSMIADAAAHEFIARSYAGASLSAIAKRLGLTKGALTYHFRTKEDFATYFLAVSRAATSQADAFSRAEYPDSGSHRLLLYFMLMTHWRTQSLQHAAGMSLFGDKSSPIMGSELLIQEWLRLSQDAFEVCDAQHKLDPHISPLDAAEMLLLTSLGRSLFSRYARNNPPETRPLRFLRMSLAAAGIPDVEAHADEVLTRYAGLLPELE, encoded by the coding sequence GTGGCTGCCGCCGCAACGAAGTCAATGATTGCCGACGCAGCCGCGCACGAGTTCATCGCTCGCAGCTACGCCGGCGCATCGCTGTCGGCCATTGCCAAGCGTTTGGGCCTCACCAAGGGCGCCCTGACCTACCACTTTCGCACCAAAGAAGACTTCGCCACCTACTTCCTCGCCGTCTCGCGCGCGGCCACGAGCCAGGCCGATGCCTTCTCGCGCGCCGAGTACCCCGACAGCGGATCCCACCGCCTGCTGCTCTACTTCATGCTGATGACTCACTGGCGCACACAGTCGCTACAGCACGCCGCCGGCATGTCACTCTTTGGCGATAAGTCGTCGCCGATTATGGGTTCTGAGCTACTCATTCAAGAGTGGCTGCGGCTCAGCCAAGATGCCTTCGAGGTGTGCGATGCCCAGCACAAACTCGACCCGCATATCTCACCGCTCGATGCCGCTGAAATGCTGCTGCTAACGAGCCTCGGCAGGTCGCTGTTCAGTCGCTACGCGCGCAATAATCCGCCCGAAACCAGACCGCTGCGGTTTCTCAGAATGTCGCTGGCGGCCGCGGGCATCCCCGATGTTGAGGCGCACGCCGACGAGGTGCTGACCCGCTACGCAGGGCTGCTGCCCGAGCTCGAATAG
- the leuD gene encoding 3-isopropylmalate dehydratase small subunit, whose translation MEKFTTRTGVALPLKRSNVDTDQIIPAVFLKRVTKTGFDDALFYHWRQDENFILNQPQFAGAEILVAGADFGTGSSREHAVWALRDYGFNVVISPRFADIFRGNAGKQGLLAAEVTEADVEKLWAVIDADPGTKLTVSLEDCTVTAGDLTVPFQVDEYTRWRLLEGLDDISLTLRDEGVISEFEKRRPSWMPTTTPVEAA comes from the coding sequence ATGGAGAAATTCACCACGCGCACCGGCGTCGCGCTGCCGCTGAAGCGGTCGAACGTCGACACCGACCAGATCATCCCCGCCGTCTTTTTGAAGCGCGTCACCAAGACCGGCTTCGATGACGCCCTGTTCTACCACTGGCGCCAGGATGAGAACTTCATTCTCAACCAGCCCCAGTTTGCTGGCGCCGAGATTCTCGTCGCCGGCGCCGATTTTGGCACCGGATCCTCACGCGAGCACGCCGTCTGGGCGCTGCGCGATTACGGCTTCAACGTCGTCATCTCGCCCCGCTTCGCCGACATCTTTCGCGGTAACGCCGGCAAGCAGGGCTTGCTGGCGGCAGAGGTGACCGAGGCCGATGTTGAAAAGCTGTGGGCCGTGATCGATGCCGATCCCGGGACAAAACTTACCGTGAGTCTTGAAGACTGCACGGTGACGGCCGGAGATCTCACCGTGCCGTTCCAGGTTGACGAGTACACCCGCTGGCGTTTGCTAGAGGGACTCGACGACATTTCTCTGACGCTTCGGGACGAGGGTGTAATCTCAGAATTTGAGAAGCGCCGTCCGTCTTGGATGCCGACGACAACCCCGGTGGAGGCCGCGTGA
- a CDS encoding DUF4031 domain-containing protein: protein MTVLIDAAQWPAHGRLWAHLVSDLSLEELHTFARANGIPDRGFDLDHYDVPDDMHVRLVAAGATPVTGRELVRRLIASGLRIPARDRV, encoded by the coding sequence ATGACCGTGCTGATCGATGCCGCACAGTGGCCCGCCCACGGCCGGTTGTGGGCGCACCTCGTCAGCGACTTGTCACTCGAGGAGCTGCACACCTTCGCCCGCGCCAACGGCATTCCCGACCGCGGATTCGACCTCGACCACTACGACGTGCCCGATGACATGCACGTGCGGCTCGTGGCGGCGGGGGCGACCCCGGTGACCGGCCGCGAACTGGTGCGCCGCCTCATCGCCTCGGGCCTGCGCATTCCCGCGCGCGATCGTGTCTAA